The stretch of DNA TCGGCGGTGGCAATGGAGATCAAGGGAGAGGACTTCGATGTCCTAAGGAAGCTTTCTGAGGAGGTCAAGGAGGAGCTGGGAAAGATAAAGGGTGTTAAGGATATAGACGACAATTTCAGGGTGGGCAAGGAGGAGATCCGTGTGATTGTGGATGAGCACAGGGCGCGCTCCCTCGGACTGAATGTGGCGACCGTAGCGACCGAAATGCGCCAAGCATTTTCGGGAGGCGATGCGGGAAACATCAGACGTGGTGACAAAAAAATAGACATTATCGTGAAATACGCCGACCAGTTCAAAAACAGCGATTATCTGATGAATTTTTCCGTGCCGAACTCATCCGGTGAGAGAATCCCGATTAAGGCGTTTTCCGAAATTAAATACGGAGAGGGCATATTGAGGATCTATCATACCGAGAGGGAGAGGAGTATTACCGTAACGGCGGATGTCGAAAAAGAGGAGATTACCTCCGGCGCCGTCAACGAGCTCCTTATCGACAAATTCGGAACCGTGAGCAATAAGTACCCGGGCGTCACATTTAAATACGGCGGAGAATACGAGGATACGCAGGAGTCCATGGATTCCATGGTCAAGGCCTTCTGGCTTGCCATATTTCTCATTTACGTGATCCTTGCGGCCCTTTTCAAGTCCTTTGTTCAGCCGATTATTATCCTGTTTACCATACCGTTTTCCTTTATCGGGGTTGTGGCGGGGTTATTCATCATGAATATAGAGCTGTCCCTCCTTGCGGTCATAGGAATCGTTGCCCTCGTTGGTATCGTCGTCAACGATTCCCTTGTCCTGGTCGATTTCATCAACCGGGCGAGAGAATCGGGAATGGCCCTTTACGATGCCGTCATTGAATCGGGCAAGACGAGGCTGAGGCCCATTCTCCTAACCTCCTTGACCACTATCGGTGGCCTGGGGCCGATGGCGTTCGGGCTTGGCGGTAGCGAGCCCTATCTCGCCCCAATGGCCATATCCATCGTCTGGGGGCTTACCTTTGCCACGGTGCTGACGCTTCTGGTTATCCCCTGTCTTTATATCATAGTTGAAGACATCAAGGTATGGATTGAAAAAAGAGTCAGGGGGAGAATTTGATCCACCTCTCCGATGTTCATTTGTCCTTCGATTCTGCGTCGGGCATAAAAAACCGAGTGCTGAACGGGGTCGATCTCCACATTCCAAGGGGTAAGTACGCCGCCCTTATCGGCCCAAACGGCTCCGGGAAGACCACGATAGCAAAGATCATAAAGGGATTGATCACTCCTGACAGCGGGACGGTAAAGGTCGCAGGCAAGACGATCTCCCACGAGGAATTGATGGACAACGTGGGGCTGGTTTTCTCCAATCCCGAAAACCAGATCGTATCCGCCGTTGTTGAAGAGGATATAGCTTTTGGACTCGAAAATCAGGGGGTCCCGACTTCGGAGATGAAGGAACTGGTTTCCACCGCTCTTAAAAGGCTGAACCTGTATCAGCTCAGAAAGATGCCTCCCCACCATCTCTCCGGCGGGGAACAGCAGAGACTGGTCATCGCCGGGATACTGGTTTTGGGATCCGAGATTCTTATACTGGATGAGGCCACGTCCATGCTCGACTCGAAGGGGAGGAGAGACATTTTGAGCCTCATCAGGGATCTCAACAGGAGGGAAGGGTTGACGGTTTTGTCCATCACTCACTCTCTCGTCGAGGCGGTCCTCTCAGATCTCGTGCTGGCATTGGACGGGGGGGAGATAATCTTTTGCGGACCTCCACTGGAGTTTCTCTTCAATGACGGGATATTGGAAAGGTTGAAGATCAATCTCCCGGAATTTCTCATCTTGATAAGGAGGCTTGTTGACGAGGGTGTTGATTTGCCGCCTGAAAACGTGGGGATAGAGGGGATAGTCAATGCCCTTGAAAACGTACATGGGGGGATTTAATTATGTTGGTTCATGTTTGTCAGAGTTGCGGGAAAGAGATTTTAAGCGGGGGATTGTTTTACAAGGTGAGACTTGTATCTCAAGCCGGGTTTGACGGCGTCTTGAATGAGGACGACTCCGATATTGAAGGCGCTATCGCCCAGATAGATGAGAAAGATCAGGAGATGATGGAAAGGGATGTCTATTTTGAGATGGAGGCGATTCTCTGCATCGGGTGTAAGGAGAGAATAATAGAGAGCTTTCAAAGGGAAGTGGGCTTTGAAGATTCAATAGGCCCTGGGGAGAGGCTTCATTGAGGTCTTTTATGCGTAAACTCTAATGTCTTGACATCTTATTGTTTTTCTGGAATAATATTTCATATAAAAAAGCATTTTGAGCTTTTTGTTATCAAGGTCGTTTGAAAACCGGGGAATCGAAGCATGAGTCTTATAACCGACCAGGAAGCGGCCAAGAGATTGGCAAGAACGATCATCTCCGATATTACCATATACAACAAGGAAAAGGTCAGAGAGGGCCTTATTAACGACAATCTCTTCGAACTGCTGGCAAATGAGATCGAGCGCGGAAGAAAGGTCTATTTCAGCAGGGTTGCCCCCGAGATCACCGCAAACAGCAACTTCTACGACCTCGCAATAGTGGATGTAATGGTGATTCAGGCGAAAAATATAAGATGTAATATTTAAAATTCCTTGAAGATTAAAAATGAGAAAATAGAAAACAGCTCCCCCCCGCCAAACGCTCATCAGAAGTTTACCCTTGAGGTCTCCGAAGAAGCGGACGGCCTGCGCCTCGATAAATACCTCGCAAATGAGCTTCAGCTTTCCGACCTTTCAAGATCCCAGATCAAGAAAATTATAGAAGATAAAAACATCCTCGTTAACGGCAAGAGTTGCCGCCCGAGCAGGCGTCTCTCCGTCGGGGAGAAGATTGAGGTTACGGTTCCCCCCTTTGAGGCGAAGGCGATCGAGCCGGAGGATATAGATATTGATATAGTCTATGAGGATGATGACCTTGTGGTAATCGACAAGCCTCCCGGCCTTGTGGTTCATCCCGGGGCCGGAAAAGACAGGGGGACGCTGATCTCGGCCCTCCTCTTTAGGGAGATCCCCCTCTCCCGATGCGGCCCGGAGGACAGGCCGGGGATCGTCCACAGGCTCGATAAGGACACTTCGGGACTAATTGTCGTTGCAAAGACGGATGCCGCCCACGATGGACTCTCGGCGCAGTTCAAGGCCCACACGACGGAGAGGATTTACGTGAGCCTCTGCTGGGGGAGGATAGGCGTTGATAACGGAATAATCGAGGCGCCGCTGGCCAGGCACCCGAAAGACAGAAAGAGGATAACCGCCTCCCGGGGTTCGGGCAGGAGGGCGGTGACCGAATACAGGGTGGTCGAGAGGTTTTCGCAGATAACCTTGGTCGAGCTTATGCCGAAGACCGGGCGCACCCATCAGATTCGCGTCCATCTGGCCTACATCGGCCATCCCGTCTGCGGGGACACGACCTACGGCTCTATGAAGGCGGCGAGATCTCTTTCAAGTCCAATGCTCAAAAAAGCCGTTCTCGCCCTCAAGAGACAGGCCCTTCACGCCAAGGTCTTGGGATTTGTCCATCCCATCACCGGCGAGAGGATGAGGTTTACGTCGGACGTTCCGGCGGATATAGAGGAGTTCCTGAAGGTATTGAGAAGTGATGGTTGAGATAAAAGAAAAATCATCGATGAAGCTTATCGGGGTCGATATTCTTGACAAAATCGGGAAAATCGACTATTTATTTACCACGAGGTGCGGACAGGAGCAAGTCGGCGGGCTCGACTTTGACAGAAAAGGGATTGACGACCCTAAGGTAGCGGGGAGCTACGAAGCCGCCGCCGACTATTTCGGCGTCGCTGTCTCCGACATCTTCGTCATGGATCAGGTTCACGGGTCAAGGGTGACCTACCTCGCAAACAGGCCTGTGGGGGACGAGATGTTCGGGGTGGTGAAGACCGACGGCGTCATCACAAAAGTCCCCCGCTTGGCCCTGGCGGTGCTTACGGCCGACTGTGTTCCCATTTTGATGATGGATGTCGGTGGGAGCGCGGTGGGGGCGGTTCACGCGGGGTGGCGGGGGACGGTTGAGGGAATCTCCGCCGCGGCGATAAGGACGATGGGAGACTCTTTCGGATCGAGGGCGGAGGAGATCGTGGTAGTCCTCGGCCCGGCGA from Candidatus Zymogenus saltonus encodes:
- the pgeF gene encoding peptidoglycan editing factor PgeF, with product MVEIKEKSSMKLIGVDILDKIGKIDYLFTTRCGQEQVGGLDFDRKGIDDPKVAGSYEAAADYFGVAVSDIFVMDQVHGSRVTYLANRPVGDEMFGVVKTDGVITKVPRLALAVLTADCVPILMMDVGGSAVGAVHAGWRGTVEGISAAAIRTMGDSFGSRAEEIVVVLGPAIGPCCYEVGPEVAAAVKEKHLSGGEYLSETEGGCFMFDLVGLNQSLFHKAGVPEKNIFSVGLCTRCRGDLFYSYRREGANTGRMLSAIMIR
- a CDS encoding ATP-binding cassette domain-containing protein, whose protein sequence is MIHLSDVHLSFDSASGIKNRVLNGVDLHIPRGKYAALIGPNGSGKTTIAKIIKGLITPDSGTVKVAGKTISHEELMDNVGLVFSNPENQIVSAVVEEDIAFGLENQGVPTSEMKELVSTALKRLNLYQLRKMPPHHLSGGEQQRLVIAGILVLGSEILILDEATSMLDSKGRRDILSLIRDLNRREGLTVLSITHSLVEAVLSDLVLALDGGEIIFCGPPLEFLFNDGILERLKINLPEFLILIRRLVDEGVDLPPENVGIEGIVNALENVHGGI
- a CDS encoding RluA family pseudouridine synthase, which gives rise to MENSSPPPNAHQKFTLEVSEEADGLRLDKYLANELQLSDLSRSQIKKIIEDKNILVNGKSCRPSRRLSVGEKIEVTVPPFEAKAIEPEDIDIDIVYEDDDLVVIDKPPGLVVHPGAGKDRGTLISALLFREIPLSRCGPEDRPGIVHRLDKDTSGLIVVAKTDAAHDGLSAQFKAHTTERIYVSLCWGRIGVDNGIIEAPLARHPKDRKRITASRGSGRRAVTEYRVVERFSQITLVELMPKTGRTHQIRVHLAYIGHPVCGDTTYGSMKAARSLSSPMLKKAVLALKRQALHAKVLGFVHPITGERMRFTSDVPADIEEFLKVLRSDG